One window of Triticum dicoccoides isolate Atlit2015 ecotype Zavitan chromosome 5A, WEW_v2.0, whole genome shotgun sequence genomic DNA carries:
- the LOC119303134 gene encoding DExH-box ATP-dependent RNA helicase DExH3-like → MRRVLRRGLGILLVPLPGPLSRPPPIPLAALLLLPRRLDAFFRRPFCDYSGGRAVEQFSDDEYDHEYEDHRPSSSVANIDEWRWKLSMLQRNAEEQEIISRDRRDRRDYDQIANLAKRMGLYSELYGKVIVASKVPLPNYRPDLDDKRPQREVVIPLSLQRRVEGFVQEHLDRSLLPFNKDGGKSESGSEKAEHVNLDEKQDPLLDESVMEKILQRKSLRMRNFQRTWQESPEGAKMVEFRKSLPAYKEKERLLAAIARNQVIVISGETGCGKTTQLPQFVLESEIESGRGAFCNIICTQPRRISAMAVAERVSTERGENLGESVGYKVRLEGIRGKDTHLLFCTSGILLRRLLSDRNLNGVSHVFVDEIHERGMNEDFLLIVLKDLLSRRRDLRLILMSATLNAELFSSYFGGAPTIHIPGFTHPVRAHFLEDILERTGYKMTASNQLDDYGQDKVWKTQRQLLPRKRKNQITTLVEDALQNSNFETYGSRTRDSLANWNPDCIGFNLIEAVLCHICRKERAGAVLVFMTGWDDISSLKDQLKAHPLLGDPNRVLLLACHGSMATSEQRLIFDKAPPNVRKVVLATNMAEASITINDIVFVMDCGKAKETTYDALNNTPCLLPSWISKASSRQRRGRAGRVQPGECYHLYPRCVYDAFAEYQLPELLRTPLNSLCLQIKSLQVDSIGEFLSAALQPPEPRAVQNAVEFLKMIGSLDENENLTDLGRYLSMLPVDPKLGKMLIMGAVFRCIDPILTVVAGLSARDPFLLPQDKKDLAGTAKSRFSAKDYSDHMALVRAYEGWKDAEREGSGYEYCWRNFLSAQTLQAIHSLRKQFSYILKDAGLIDSDANTNNSLSHNQSLVRGVICSGLFPGISSVVHRENSMSFKTMDDGQVLVYANSVNAKYQTIPYPWLVFGEKVKVNAVFIRDSTGVSDSILILFGGAVTKGSAAGHLKMLDGYIDLFMDPSLSECYLQLKEELDKLVQKKLEDPTFDIHKEGKYILFAAQELAAGDLCEGRFVFGRETSRARLRDNEDGKSNIIKDGMNPKSLLQTLLMRAGHTPPKYKTKHLKTNEFRAMVEFKGMQFVGKPKRNKQVAERDAAIEALGWLTQTSGTKLQDEGDDSPLDLTDNMLKLLSRPRKRTRNNPKK, encoded by the exons ATGCGCCGCGTCTTGCGGCGCGGGCTGGGCATCCTCCTCGTCCCACTCCCTGGCCCACTCAGCCGGCCGCCGCCGATCCCTCTCgctgctctcctcctcctcccgcgccgccTGGATGCCTTCTTCCGACGGCCCTTCTGCGACTACAGCGGGGGCCGCGCCGTCGAGCAGTTCTCCGACGACGAGTACGACCACGAGTACGAGGACCACCGG CCGTCGTCGTCGGTGGCGAACATCGACGAGTGGAGGTGGAAGCTGAGCATGCTGCAGCGCAATGCGGAGGAGCAGGAGATCATCTCCAGGGACCGGAGGGACCGCCGGGACTATGACCAGATCGCCAACCTCGCCAAGAGGATGGGGCTCTACAG TGAGCTGTATGGGAAGGTTATTGTTGCGAGCAAGGTCCCGCTGCCGAACTACAGGCCGGACCTGGACGACAAGCGCCCGCAAAGAGAG GTGGTGATCCCACTAAGCTTGCAGAGGAGGGTTGAAGGATTTGTGCAGGAGCACCTTGACCGTTCGCTCTTGCCATTTAATAAAGACGGTGGCAAGTCAGAGAGTGGTTCTGAGAAAGCTGAGCATGTGAACTTGGATGAGAAGCAGGATCCTCTGCTCGACGAGTCGGTTATGGAGAAGATCCTTCAGAGGAAGAGTCTTAGGATGCGCAATTTTCAAAGAACTTGGCAG GAATCACCTGAAGGCGCTAAGATGGTAGAATTTCGGAAATCACTCCCAGCATACAAGGAGAAGGAAAGGCTTCTAGCAGCCATTGCACGTAATCAG GTTATAGTTATTTCTGGGGAGACAGGGTGTGGAAAAACAACACAGTTGCCTCAATTTGTGTTGGAGTCAGAGATAGAATCTGGTCGAGGGGCCTTTTGTAACATAATCTGTACACAGCCACGAAGAATATCTGCAATGGCTGTTGCAGAAAGAGTATCCACCGAAAGAGGAGAAAACCTTGGTGAATCG gttGGCTACAAAGTTCGATTGGAGGGAATTAGAGGAAAAGATACACATTTACTTTTCTGCACCAGTGGTATTTTACTAAGACGATTGCTGAGTGACCGAAACTTGAATGGAGTATCTCATGTATTTGTTGATGAAATACATGAAAGAGGGATGAATGAAG ATTTCTTATTGATCGTTCTAAAGGACCTATTGTCACGGCGCCGCGATCTAAGGTTGATATTGATGAGTGCTACTTTAAATGCGGAACTGTTCTCAAGTTATTTCGGAGGAGCGCCAACTATCCACATTCCT GGATTCACACATCCAGTGAGGGCGCATTTTCTGGAAGACATATTAGAGAGGACAGGCTATAAGATGACAGCAAGTAATCAACTTGACGATTACGGCCAAGATAAAGTGTGGAAGACTCAGAGACAGCTATTaccaagaaaaaggaaaaatcaaatTACTACACTTGTCGAG GATGCCCTTCAAAATTCGAACTTTGAAACCTATGGCTCAAGGACACGTGATTCTCTGGCAAACTGGAATCCTGATTGCATAGGGTTTAATCTCATAGAGGCTGTTCTGTGCCACATATGTCGCAAAGAACGAGCTGGTGCAGTTTTAGTTTTTATGACCGGATGGGATGACATTAGCTCTTTGAAGGATCAACTAAAAGCGCATCCGTTGCTAGGCGACCCAAATAGAGTGTTACTGCTTGCATGCCATGGTTCCATGGCTACCTCTGAGCAG AGGCTAATATTTGACAAGGCACCTCCTAATGTTCGGAAGGTAGTACTTGCCACTAACATGGCAGAGGCAAGTATTACCATAAATGACATCGTTTTCGTCATGGATTGTGGAAAAGCAAAGGAAACCACATACGATGCTCTAAACAACACTCCCTGCTTGCTCCCCTCATGGATTTCAAAGGCTTCTTCCCGTCAG AGGAGGGGCAGAGCTGGTCGTGTCCAACCTGGAGAATGCTATCATCTCTACCCCCGATGTGTATATGATGCATTTGCAGAGTACCAGCTTCCAGAGCTTCTTAGGACTCCTTTGAATTCACTATGTTTGCAGATAAAAAGTTTGCAGGTTGACAGCATTGGGGAGTTTCTATCAGCTGCTTTGCAGCCTCCAGAACCACGAGCC GTCCAAAATGCAGTGGAATTCCTGAAGATGATCGGATCATTAGATGAGAACGAGAACCTTACTGATCTAG GAAGATACCTCTCCATGCTTCCAGTTGATCCGAAGTTGGGGAAGATGCTTATAATGGGTGCAGTTTTCCGTTGCATTGACCCTATACTTACTGTGGTTGCTGGATTGAGTGCCCGGGATCCTTTCCTGTTGCCACAGGACAAGAAAGAT TTGGCAGGAACTGCAAAATCAAGATTCTCAGCGAAAGACTATAGTGATCATATGGCCCTTGTACGAGCTTATGAAGGATGGAAGGATGCTGAGAGGGAAGGATCTGGTTATGAGTACTGTTGGAGGAATTTCCTTTCTGCTCAAACACTACAAGCCATTCATTCTCTTCGAAAGCAATTCAGCTATATCTTAAAGGACGCCGGTTTGATAGACTCTGATGCAAATACAAATAATAGTTTGAGCCATAATCAATCATTAGTTCGTGGTGTAATTTGTTCTGGACTTTTTCCTGGGATATCATCTGTTGTG CATAGGGAAAACTCCATGTCCTTCAAGACCATGGATGACGGCCAAGTTCTTGTTTATGCT AACTCCGTGAATGCTAAGTACCAGACCATCCCTTATCCATGGCTGGTCTTTGGTGAGAAGGTGAAGGTAAATGCTGTCTTCATCCGTGATTCAACTGGAGTATCAGATTCCATACTGATCTTATTTGGTGGTGCTGTTACAAAAGGAAGCGCG GCTGGGCATTTGAAGATGCTTGATGGTTACATTGATCTATTTATGGATCCCAGCCTGTCAGAGTGCTACTTGCAACTTAAAGAGGAACTTGATAAACTTGTACAGAAGAAG CTTGAAGACCCAACCTTTGACATTCACAAGGAAGGCAAATACATTTTATTTGCTGCACAAGAGCTTGCTGCAGGCGACCTATGTGAAGGAAGGTTTGTGTTCGGCCGAGAAACGAGCAGAGCTAGGCTTCGGGACAACGAAGACGGCAAAAGCAACATCATAAAGGATGGTATGaacccaaagagcctgctgcagaCCTTGCTGATGAGGGCAGGCCACACGCCTCCAAAGTACAAGACAAAGCACCTCAAGACCAACGAGTTCAGGGCCATGGTGGAGTTCAAAGGGATGCAGTTCGTCGGGAAGCCGAAGAGGAACAAGCAGGTCGCGGAGAGGGACGCCGCGATAGAAGCGCTGGGATGGTTGACACAAACGTCCGGTACGAAGCTCCAGGATGAGGGTGACGACTCCCCGCTCGACCTGACCGATAACATGCTTAAGCTGCTTTCTAGACCAAGGAAACGGACGAGAAATAACCCGAAGAAATGA